The Parambassis ranga chromosome 1, fParRan2.1, whole genome shotgun sequence genome includes a region encoding these proteins:
- the atp5md gene encoding ATP synthase F(0) complex subunit k, mitochondrial — MGGHDAGSQYQFTGIAKHFNSYTTLGRRNCVFVTYGVIAGLVIFYKLKPKKQAAVTEK; from the exons ATGGGAGGACACGACGCTGGAAGTCAGTACCAATTCACTGGAATTGCCAAGCACTTCAACTCATACACAACACTCGGCAGGAGGAAT tgtgtttttgtcaccTATGGTGTCATAGCAGGTCTTGTCATTTTCTACAAATTGAAGCCCAAGAAACAGGCAGCTGTCACAGAAAAGTGA
- the taf5 gene encoding transcription initiation factor TFIID subunit 5 isoform X1, whose amino-acid sequence MAAVQGGQVDAVEEKDIKTEPSGDGFGNNNANEGRMVSTSPGASAPAGSNKTAAGAPEDQQTLLAVLQFLKKNNLTESVEILRREAGLPENSLDPNGADSTGAGAGGTTGCVDLEGGDASSLLSRVTVSSSAGAQAPTKAVAEDQPDVNVVLSAYSQQGDPALYEVYYSSLKKFIESVLDCHRAELSQVFYPLFVHMYLELVYNNHESEAKSFFEKFSGDQECYYEDDLRVLSSLTKKEHMRGNETLLDFRTSKFVLRISRDSYQLLKRHLQERQNNQIWNIIQEHLYIDIFDGMPRSKSQIDAMSGSLAGEAKREANKAKVYYGLLKEPEIELPLDDEDEEAENEEGKPKKKKPKKDSMGSKSKKQDPNAPSQSRIPLPELKDSDKLDKIMYMKESTKKIRLGPDTLPSICFYSFLNAYQGLTAVDFTDDSSLIAGGFADSTVRVWSVTPKKLRKVKSAADLNLIDKESDDVLERIMDEKTASESKILYGHSGPVYGISFSPDRNYLLSSSEDGTVRLWSLQTYTCLVGYKGHNYPVWDTQFSPHGYYFVSGGHDRVARLWATDHYQPLRIFSGHLADVTCTRFHPNSNYVATGSSDRTIRLWDVLNGNCVRIFTGHKGPIHALAFSPNGKFLASGATDGRVLLWDIGHGLMVGELKGHTDTIYSLRFSRDGEILASGSMDNTARLWDATKAFDDLETDDFTAATGHVHLQDNSQELLLGTYMTKSTPVIHLHFTRRNLLLAAGSYNA is encoded by the exons ATGGCGGCCGTACAAGGTGGTCAGGTCGATGCGGTGGaagaaaaagacataaaaacagaacCATCGGGCGATGGCTTTGGGAATAATAATGCAAACGAAGGCAGAATGGTCTCCACGTCCCCCGGCGCCAGTGCTCCGGCTGGAAGCAACAAAACGGCCGCCGGAGCTCCGGAGGACCAGCAGACGCTTCTGGCagtgctgcagttcctcaaaaaGAACAATCTGACCGAGTCCGTCGAAATTCTGCGTCGTGAAGCGGGATTACCGGAGAATTCACTGGATCCAAATGGCGCCGATTCCACCGGGGCAGGAGCGGGAGGTACTACGGGCTGCGTGGACTTAGAAGGCGGGGATGCAAGCTCTCTTCTCAGCCGGGTGACGGTTTCATCCTCTGCCGGAGCTCAGGCGCCCACCAAAG CAGTGGCGGAGGATCAGCCAGACGTCAACGTGGTTCTGTCGGCGTACAGCCAACAGGGAGATCCAGCTCTGTACGAGGTTTACTACAGCAGCCTGAAGAAGTTCATAGAAAGTGTTTTGGACTGTCACAGAGCAGAGCTGTCGCAGGTCTTCTACCCGCTCTTTGTCCACATGTACCTAGAACTGGTGTACAACAATCATGAAAGCGAGGCCAAATCCTTCTTTGAAAA GTTCAGTGGGGACCAGGAGTGCTACTATGAAGACGACTTGCGTGTTTTATCGAGTCTGACGAAGAAGGAGCACATGAGAGGCAACGAGACCCTGCTGGACTTCCGTACCAGCAAGTTTGTCCTGCGGATATCTCGTGACTCTTATCAGCTGCTGAAGAGACACCTGCAGGAACGGCAGAACAACCAGATCTGGAATATTATCCAAGAGCACCTCTACATTGACATCTTTGATGGCATGCCCCGCAGCAAGAGCCAGATTGATGCGATGTCTGGCAGCTTGGCAGGAGAAGCCAAGCGAGAGGCCAATAAGGCAAAG GTTTACTATGGCCTGCTGAAAGAACCAGAAATCGAGCTACCTCTTGATGACGAGGATGAGGAGGCAGAGAATGAGGAGGGTAAacccaagaagaagaagcctaAAAAGGACAGCATGGGTTCAAAGAGCAAGAAGCAGGACCCTAATGCTCCTTCGCAGAGCAG gATACCTCTGCCAGAACTAAAGGACTcagacaaactggacaagatcATGTACATGAAGGAGTCCACCAAGAAGATCCGCCTGGGACCAGATACCCTCCCCTCCATCTGCTTCTACTCTTTTCTCAATGCATACCAG ggtCTGACCGCAGTGGACTTCACTGACGACTCCAGCCTGATCGCAGGAGGCTTTGCTGATTCCACAGTGAGGGTGTGGAGCGTCACACCGAAGAAGCTCCGCAAGGTCAAGTCTGCAGCAG ACTTGAATCTGATTGACAAAGAGTCAGATGATGTGCTAGAGAGGATCATGGATGAGAAGACAGCCAGTGAGTCAAAGATACTGTATGGACACAGTGGGCCAGTATACGGCATCAGCTTCAGCCCGGACAG AAACTACTTGTTGTCCAGTTCTGAGGATGGAACAGTCAGGCTGTGGAGTCTCCAAACATATACCTGTCTGGTGGGCTACAAAGGGCACAACTACCCAGTCTGGGACACGCAGTTTTCTCCGCACGGATACTATTTTGTGTCTGGAGGACATGACAGAGTTGCCCG TCTGTGGGCGACAGATCACTATCAGCCACTGAGAATATTTTCCGGTCACCTGGCTGACGTCACCTGCACTCGGTTCCATCCCAACTCCAACTATGTGGCCACTGGGTCGTCTGATCGCACCATCCGCCTCTGGGACGTCCTCAATGGAAACTGTGTCCGAATCTTCACTGGTCATAAG GGACCAATTCATGCATTGGCATTCTCTCCCAATGGGAAGTTCTTGGCTTCAGGAGCCACTGATGGCAGAGTTCTTCTGTGGGACATTGGGCACGGACTGATGGTTGGAGAACTAAAAGGTCACACAGATACCATCTATTCCCTCAGGTTCAGTAGGGATGGTGAGATTCTTGCCTCTG GCTCCATGGACAACACAGCTCGCCTGTGGGATGCAACGAAAGCGTTTGATGATTTAGAGACTGATGATTTTACAGCAGCTACGGGACACGTCCATCTACAAGACAACTCCCAGGAGCTTCTGCTAGGCACATACATGACCAAATCTACACCTGTCATTCATCTCCACTTCACCCGGAGGAACCTGCTTCTGGCTGCAGGATCCTACAATGCATAA
- the taf5 gene encoding transcription initiation factor TFIID subunit 5 isoform X2 has product MVSTSPGASAPAGSNKTAAGAPEDQQTLLAVLQFLKKNNLTESVEILRREAGLPENSLDPNGADSTGAGAGGTTGCVDLEGGDASSLLSRVTVSSSAGAQAPTKVAEDQPDVNVVLSAYSQQGDPALYEVYYSSLKKFIESVLDCHRAELSQVFYPLFVHMYLELVYNNHESEAKSFFEKFSGDQECYYEDDLRVLSSLTKKEHMRGNETLLDFRTSKFVLRISRDSYQLLKRHLQERQNNQIWNIIQEHLYIDIFDGMPRSKSQIDAMSGSLAGEAKREANKAKVYYGLLKEPEIELPLDDEDEEAENEEGKPKKKKPKKDSMGSKSKKQDPNAPSQSRIPLPELKDSDKLDKIMYMKESTKKIRLGPDTLPSICFYSFLNAYQGLTAVDFTDDSSLIAGGFADSTVRVWSVTPKKLRKVKSAADLNLIDKESDDVLERIMDEKTASESKILYGHSGPVYGISFSPDRNYLLSSSEDGTVRLWSLQTYTCLVGYKGHNYPVWDTQFSPHGYYFVSGGHDRVARLWATDHYQPLRIFSGHLADVTCTRFHPNSNYVATGSSDRTIRLWDVLNGNCVRIFTGHKGPIHALAFSPNGKFLASGATDGRVLLWDIGHGLMVGELKGHTDTIYSLRFSRDGEILASGSMDNTARLWDATKAFDDLETDDFTAATGHVHLQDNSQELLLGTYMTKSTPVIHLHFTRRNLLLAAGSYNA; this is encoded by the exons ATGGTCTCCACGTCCCCCGGCGCCAGTGCTCCGGCTGGAAGCAACAAAACGGCCGCCGGAGCTCCGGAGGACCAGCAGACGCTTCTGGCagtgctgcagttcctcaaaaaGAACAATCTGACCGAGTCCGTCGAAATTCTGCGTCGTGAAGCGGGATTACCGGAGAATTCACTGGATCCAAATGGCGCCGATTCCACCGGGGCAGGAGCGGGAGGTACTACGGGCTGCGTGGACTTAGAAGGCGGGGATGCAAGCTCTCTTCTCAGCCGGGTGACGGTTTCATCCTCTGCCGGAGCTCAGGCGCCCACCAAAG TGGCGGAGGATCAGCCAGACGTCAACGTGGTTCTGTCGGCGTACAGCCAACAGGGAGATCCAGCTCTGTACGAGGTTTACTACAGCAGCCTGAAGAAGTTCATAGAAAGTGTTTTGGACTGTCACAGAGCAGAGCTGTCGCAGGTCTTCTACCCGCTCTTTGTCCACATGTACCTAGAACTGGTGTACAACAATCATGAAAGCGAGGCCAAATCCTTCTTTGAAAA GTTCAGTGGGGACCAGGAGTGCTACTATGAAGACGACTTGCGTGTTTTATCGAGTCTGACGAAGAAGGAGCACATGAGAGGCAACGAGACCCTGCTGGACTTCCGTACCAGCAAGTTTGTCCTGCGGATATCTCGTGACTCTTATCAGCTGCTGAAGAGACACCTGCAGGAACGGCAGAACAACCAGATCTGGAATATTATCCAAGAGCACCTCTACATTGACATCTTTGATGGCATGCCCCGCAGCAAGAGCCAGATTGATGCGATGTCTGGCAGCTTGGCAGGAGAAGCCAAGCGAGAGGCCAATAAGGCAAAG GTTTACTATGGCCTGCTGAAAGAACCAGAAATCGAGCTACCTCTTGATGACGAGGATGAGGAGGCAGAGAATGAGGAGGGTAAacccaagaagaagaagcctaAAAAGGACAGCATGGGTTCAAAGAGCAAGAAGCAGGACCCTAATGCTCCTTCGCAGAGCAG gATACCTCTGCCAGAACTAAAGGACTcagacaaactggacaagatcATGTACATGAAGGAGTCCACCAAGAAGATCCGCCTGGGACCAGATACCCTCCCCTCCATCTGCTTCTACTCTTTTCTCAATGCATACCAG ggtCTGACCGCAGTGGACTTCACTGACGACTCCAGCCTGATCGCAGGAGGCTTTGCTGATTCCACAGTGAGGGTGTGGAGCGTCACACCGAAGAAGCTCCGCAAGGTCAAGTCTGCAGCAG ACTTGAATCTGATTGACAAAGAGTCAGATGATGTGCTAGAGAGGATCATGGATGAGAAGACAGCCAGTGAGTCAAAGATACTGTATGGACACAGTGGGCCAGTATACGGCATCAGCTTCAGCCCGGACAG AAACTACTTGTTGTCCAGTTCTGAGGATGGAACAGTCAGGCTGTGGAGTCTCCAAACATATACCTGTCTGGTGGGCTACAAAGGGCACAACTACCCAGTCTGGGACACGCAGTTTTCTCCGCACGGATACTATTTTGTGTCTGGAGGACATGACAGAGTTGCCCG TCTGTGGGCGACAGATCACTATCAGCCACTGAGAATATTTTCCGGTCACCTGGCTGACGTCACCTGCACTCGGTTCCATCCCAACTCCAACTATGTGGCCACTGGGTCGTCTGATCGCACCATCCGCCTCTGGGACGTCCTCAATGGAAACTGTGTCCGAATCTTCACTGGTCATAAG GGACCAATTCATGCATTGGCATTCTCTCCCAATGGGAAGTTCTTGGCTTCAGGAGCCACTGATGGCAGAGTTCTTCTGTGGGACATTGGGCACGGACTGATGGTTGGAGAACTAAAAGGTCACACAGATACCATCTATTCCCTCAGGTTCAGTAGGGATGGTGAGATTCTTGCCTCTG GCTCCATGGACAACACAGCTCGCCTGTGGGATGCAACGAAAGCGTTTGATGATTTAGAGACTGATGATTTTACAGCAGCTACGGGACACGTCCATCTACAAGACAACTCCCAGGAGCTTCTGCTAGGCACATACATGACCAAATCTACACCTGTCATTCATCTCCACTTCACCCGGAGGAACCTGCTTCTGGCTGCAGGATCCTACAATGCATAA